Genomic window (Pyrus communis chromosome 13, drPyrComm1.1, whole genome shotgun sequence):
CTTTTAATCCGAACAACTGAGCCGAACGGGGTTGCTCCATAACGGCTTTATCACCAATAATCATATCGATTGGTGTGGTTTGTTCAACTGAAACCATGAATTGGTCTTGTTCGTCATTGGAACACTTTTCTGACGAATTATTTTCTGAGTCAATTTTTGACTcagaaacttgaacattttcttctaggcctaccacaCTTTCAGCCTTGACCGAAAAAATAGGTGGTCTAGGTTTTTCTTCTTGGCCGACCATATTTTTAGTCTCGAccgaaaaaataggtggcctttgttcttcggccaaattaacaatttttttaggCCAATGTCTTATTATGGCCGAAGCGGAAAATTGCCCCCCGGtcttttcaaccaaccattcctcaaatggaatcgatttgtagtcgaaaacgtaaggaaaatattttccatctaGCCAAGTATCAAATCGAGCCCTGTCTTCATTTACCCATTGCTCTTGCAGGGTAATAGGGGTttttattctcaacatgtaAGCAAATGGCTTTTGCATCTCTGTATGGCCACGAAGAATTTTTCCACTTCCAAAGATCTTTTTCGTTCCTCATTGTGTTTTTTCAATTCCTCTAGGAGCTCGTACAATCGGCTACGTGGAGCCGAATtggaatcttgatatatcatatgaacttcgtagttttagcactgggtcctactgggcatgccaaaattttgaccctaaaaattacaaagcctatgtGGCACGTAGGctaagtaactaataagctaactacgtcctttggTTAAAtgtggggcgtgccaactcgtcggctgagctcggccgaggagtaaaattttttgattttgcattgagtgcgttgctgacttctttatcttgcgattgcgtccgaggaaggaacaaatctcggcctttggattctcgagcctgaagacaaggctgctagttctgcgaagttcaatctCAAATTCGGCTCTCAAGGTGCCAAATCTAGTAACCTGGTAATACCTCACTTCACCGAGAAgactaatgagatgacctttgccaataaggattcgaaaatccttcttggctgagacttagatagataaccagtcggcctcgacgcagtgctgtttatctaaactgaaggtgcttcgagaacggctgattctacggcaacagtgctgtttatccaaactgaagatgttcgccgatTGCCTTCacagtactgtttatccaaactgaaagtgcTTCGGGaatggctgattctacggcaacggtgctgtttatccaaactgaagatgttcgccgatTGCCTTCacagtactgtttatccaaactgaaagtgcTTCGGGaatggctgattctacggcaacggtgctgtttatccaaactgaaggtgtgtcggcgaaaaaagaaaataaaaaaatctcaagttgtttgagaggtttgtgcAGGGCAATTGTGGGTTGAATTAGAGGTCTTTTTTGTCGTTGCCACTGCCTCTATTTATAGATTTTGTAATGCTCAGCCATTGAAATAAAGTATTCCAGTTCCATTATAACTCTCAGCGTCCATATATTGTGATAAAGAACCTTTTTGATAATATCCCTCAAAGTCAAGATTCCTCGGGTCAATGTCGTGTGCTCCTTTCATCTTTGCAGAACACCAATCTAatccaaagattggttataatATTTAAATGTCGTGGATCTCTTTGATCCAAATTCCATGTACCATTGACATTCCAATTTGCATCATTATCTTGACTTCAACATTATCCCAAAACCATGGATCTTGACTATTCAAATCTCATCTTAATGCACCATCCCCATGCTGCTGCTCAATCTGATAATAGGAGTCCCAAGTCCATTTGAATTGTACTGCTTGCTCGAAAACTTACTTTGCATCTTATTATCCCGTATAAGAAAATATCAAGATAATTTGTTAACGCACTCAACGCAATACACCCATCTTTACACACTTTGACACCATTCACCGAATTGAACCTAGATCTAGATCACCTTTGGAGACGACTTGGCTGATTGGCAATGACTTCTAGGACATCACCGTTAACATTTAGGcaatcaacatcctcacaaccttaatcttggagagcttaTTTGGTAGTTCTTTGGTGATCTTGTGACTCAAAGAACAGTGAggtctgccttgagataatgaggttataaccgaggtgcgtctattgttggttgaaagCTATTTCCAAAccctcttaggccttggttaaaCCTTGTGCCTTTAagaatttatggaagggatCTCTCTTCGAAGTGGGtcctactataagaaaaaaattctattgtgcaaaaaggtatttagacaacttttttaattaattattaaacttacatcagcacataacaaaaaattttacaaaattgtggcaaaaGGAATTATATTGATTTACGACATCTATTTTTAAGGACACATTCATCGATttttagggaccatcttgatggtttgagtcaatttcaaagaTCATCTTGATAGTGTGAGTCAATTTTAGAgatcatcttgatggtgtgagaccatttgtgataagaACTCATAAATCTTATGGGGCCCATTTAGGAATTTTTAACGGAATTGTGACGAAATGATTACATAaatttgcaacacctattttcaagaactaaattgattgattttcaatttcaggagGTCATCTTGATAGTAAGGATAAATTTCATAaatcatttatgataaaaactctattttttatatattgacATCGCATTCTCAAAGAATGATGCTTTTTGGGTGAAAAGGTCACTAACTTTATGATCTCCATCTATTTTGCTCTGCAGATCAAACTAAAaacaatagaaaataaatacagTACACAACAAACTGCAGActctatatatacacatactTCATTTCGCAAGAAACTAAACTACAGACGACAAAGTTTGAATAaccattatttttttggtacCATGAGGAGGAGGACTTCCTTGAATACTCAGGTAATTAATCACTCTTCCATTAATTCTACAAATTATTTTTATCCACCAAATTTTTGCTCTATAtagtttttcttcctttttgttgTGGGTTCCTCGTATTGTTGAATTTACAATATTGGCTCTCATTGCTTTCGATTTCAtccaataataaaataacaacaaaaattacagaaattccatcattttttttttcaatgttgcAGTTATCTGAGATGGTGATGGCAGTAGTATTTGTTGTTTTATTGGCCACAACAAAAGGAGTTGAAAGCCGCAAGGCTCGGAGGGAGAATGCAGGAGGAGAATACTTCGAGTACTGCGCCATAAGTTGCAGAGCCAAAAGTGCTTCTCTGACAGATTATGGAGGAGTTGGCGATGGAACGACATCAAACACTAAGGCTTTTCAAGAAGCAATCACTCATCTGAGTCAGTACGAGTCAGAAGGCGGGTCACAACTCGTTGTCCCTCCTGGTAAATGGTTAACTGGCAGCTTCAACCTCACCAGCCATTTCACGCTTTATCTCCATAAGGATGCAGTTCTTCTTGCTTCTCAGGTAATTACACAAAATTTCCCCTAAAagttcccctttttttttctctcttattaCTGTGCTTACCAACGCATACGAAATGAACAAAAAGGAACATATGTGGGTCAATATGTAAACATtaggaatattttttttttttttttaacaaacaatattatctacctAAGAGACATGGGTTAGGCTTAATCTCAGAataagctaacaataatgtagttcaaattcgcctaaCATTAAGAATTGTATTGAAGGAGAGAGCAGTTGATCTCGTTCtcatttcttctctttctttattaCAATGTTCCAATTTATGATTTCTCTCATTTCAAGTAAGCAAGCATGTcgttaatattatttaaaatgaaGTCCTGTTAAATAAACTAAATACAAAAGGGTGGAAGAAAAAGCGTTCTTGTTGTAAATCACATTCCTTTGTGGTTCTGAAAATTAGTTTTACATCTGTTATTATGtgggaaaaagtaaaaaagaacaagaaaaacagaGCAAATCCGTGGCAGGCATGCAGGGCGAATGTGGCGAGAGGGAGAGAGTCAAAGCCCAAAATAACCTTCAGATTTTTATAAGATTTTTGTGAAGACTTCAGGCAACTGCTATTCACACGTTCGAGTTTGTTGTGCTATTCACACTTTTATTCCGTCGTCCTGCATTTTAAGCGCAACATTTTATTGTCATTGGGTAGTGATTTTACTTTGCACAACCATTATATCCTTTTGCACTCATACTTTTGTTTCAatcgtttgatttattcaacttTAAGCCTATAAAAGAGGGGGAGGAGTGCCGAGTGCATAGGGAGAAAAAAGAAAGTACGAAAGTCTCCTCTCTTATTTAAAATCCCCTCAAAGAAAAGGTGCAAGATGAGATCCTGAGAGTGAGGACACATTGCATTTTGTGTATCATCATTTTTGGGTCACACATAATATGGTCTAGGCATTCCAAGGCTTTCAGAATTTGACAATAATTGTCATAGGACGAGAGCGAATGGCCGGTGATTGAACCCCTTCCGTCGTACGGCCGAGGAAGGGACAACACAGATGGTGGAAGATTCATCAGTCTGATATTTGGAACCAATCTCACTGACGTTGTAATAACAGGTAAAACAACCAcgaaatttaatcaaattatgAATTATACTGTACAGAAagttgttgaacattttgataCCAGGTGACAATGGCACCATCGATGGACAAGGTGAAGTATGGTGGCAGAAATTCAAAAAGGGACTGTTAAATTACACGCGACCGTACCTGATCGAAATCATGTACTCCGAAAAAATCCAGATTTCCAACCTCACTTTGGTTAATTCTCCTTCATGGAATGTTCATCCCATTTACAGCAGGTTTTTTCCTCCATCTCTccaaatttttattctttttgttaatgtttcaTGTGGTAAGAACTGGTGAAAGAAGTGAAAAGCACCCTTTTAAGATTTTTCTAATCAAAGAAGTTGAAAATGCAGCAATGTTCTTGTTCAAGGCATTACAATCCTTGCACCAGTGACATCTCCAAACACAGATGGGATCAACCCCGGTAAGCACTTTTCTTAAAAGCAAAACTTTGTTACACTACTATAAGTGCTTATGAAGTTGCCATTGTTTTTGTGCAGATTCTTGCACAAATACTCGAATTGAGGACTGCTACATTGTCTCTGGGGATGATTGCATAGCAGTAAAGAGCGGTTGGGATGAGTATGGAATTGCTTTCGGGATGCCTACGAAACAGCTTGTGATCAGACGGCTGACATGCATTTCTCCATTCAGTGCAGTGATTGCACTTGGGAGCGAGATGTCAGGTGGAATCCAAGATGTGAGGGCGGAGGATATTTTTGCCATTGACTCGGAATCAGGAGTTCGAATCAAAACTGCTGTGGGAAGAGGAGGGTTTGTGAAAGACATATACGTGAGAGGAATGACTATGAAAACAATGAAATGGGCGTTTTGGATGACAGGAAACTACGGATCCCATGCAGATAATGGCTACGATCCGAATGCCCTTCCTGTGATTCAGAATATAAATTATCATGACATGGTTGCTGAGAATGTGACAATGGCAGCTAAGTTGGAGGGGATTCCTGGCGATCCGTTTACAGGGATTTGCATATCGAACGTTACGATTACACTGGCAAAGAAGGCGAAGAAATTACCGTGGAATTGCACTGATATTGCCGGGATTTCAAGCGGCGTGGTTCCTCAGCCATGTCAGGCTCTGGCAGACCAGGGTCCAGGCAATGTTACAGCATGCAATTTTCCAGAAGAGAGCCTGCCAATTGATAATGTTCAGGTTCAGGTGTGCTCTTACAGGAGGGAGCACTGGTGATAAACTGAAATATCATATTCCCTACCAGGGAATCTGTTTCTTATGAAGATTGATGGACTATATTACAAAACTATATTAAACGTTTAAATTGAAAAGTTGGATCGATTACTTGGTGTGCAAGGCATGGTTTACTTTTAGGAACCCTAGAGAATGAAGGGAAGTGATTTTAACATTCCCCTTTCTCCCCTGCACTCATTATATTAAACGTTTGAATCGAAAACTTGGATTGGTTACTTGGTGTGCAAGGCATGCCATACTTTTAGGAACCCTAGAGAATGAAGGGAAGCGAGACAACAATAAGGGGAGAAGTGTAGAAAGAGAACATGAGAGGAAAAGCACCACCCTAAATTTATCGGCCAGTAATCTATTAATGCAAGTTTTACCATAGCAATCTGTGCATCAAGCACCCTGAAGTGAAGCGTTGTAAAGGGAAATGCCGATGCATAACAGCTAAACCTGCGTCAAGTTCTCAAAACTAGGTGCAACCGAACCATCATCACAATAAACAGCTCTTCAAATCTTTTGATTTTATATGATTAGTGAATAGAAAGAAATTTCATATCCCAATTCCAAATCAGTACAACATTTAGAATCTTTCTGCCAAGCTTGAAATCGTTTTCAACCACACTTCAATACTGCTTTAGAGTCTTCACCGATATTCATAGGACAGTAATTCCCTCGAGTATTTAAGCTCCTTGCAAATAACTTGACCCTAAGTTATAAGCAAAAGTTCTCCGGAGCTAGTCCTCTTAGGGCAAATGGTGATCGATTATACATTGTTAAAAGATGGTAAGTTCTTCATAATACATATATCTACAGCCCTAGCCGACATGTTCCTTTAATGGGTTGGGTCTGGATTGAACTTCACTGCTTCTTGCCAGATGAGATCTTTGATGTGCTCTTCAGTGCATAATGGTTGCTCAAAATCAAAATGGAACGGCCTTGCGCAGATGGGCTCATCATTGTTGTCGTGAAGGGACGACAAGTATGGGTGACAAAGTGCCTCATCAACTGCAGACAGATATAGACCTATAAGTCAGGAAAAGCGTGGACTAAATGAAATCCTTTACTTTGAAAATTTGGACTCATTTCTCATACCAGTAATGCGTCTACTAGGATCGAACACAAGCATTTTTTCCAGCAGATCCACAGCCCCAGGAGACATGTTAGGGAATCTAGCAGCGAATTGTTGCCTCTGGAATTGTGGAAGCTGTTTTGCATATCTTCGGGCATTGTCACTTCGAAGAAATCCGAGGCTCGCATCATCAGGTGAACCTATCAACTTTACACAGAAACAATAGAAACACACTATGTTTCATTTACATCATACAAGCATGAATATATAAAGACTgtcgaataaaaaaataaaaaaggagaaCGAAGCATTATTCCGAAAGAAAATGATAGGATAGAAGAGTGATATGAACCCAAAAGCATGTCATATTGTTACGACCATGAACAATTTGCATAACAATATTTGGAACATATCACAAATCtatctttttccttttatgtCCAGCTAATCTAACAAACTTCAACCGCAGATCAAAACTAGAAAGCATGCTTAACTAGCGTTTAAGTTCATTTGGAAGTTCCACTAGTACCTCCGTAATAAGCCTCAGCTGATGGACATAATCTTTCCCAGGAAACAAAGGTTCTCTCGTCATGATTTCACCAAGTATGCAACCAACAGACCAGATATCAATTGCAGCAGTGTACTCTGAACAATTAAGTAGCAACTCTGGTGCTCGGTACCAACGAGTGACAACATACTCGGTCATGAAATCTGTCTCAGATGTTGTTCTTGCTAGTCCAAAATCTCCGATTTTAAGGTCACAGTTAGCATTCAGAAGCAGATTACTTGGCTTCAGATCACGGTGCAAGACATGTGCCGAGTGCACATATTTTAGTCCTCGTAACAGCTGATACAGAAAGTACTACACACGATTCACAAAACATTAATCCCATGTATGACTTTGAACCCCAAAAAGCAAACAAGCCAGATCGCAATACCATACTATGATACTAAACAATGTCCAAAACAGAGAGTCGCATTTGATAAGcgaagaaattttttataattactaACATTCTGATCAGATGTTATTGATTTGTAACGGTTAAACAGTACTAAAAAACCCATTCTGATCAGATTTATCATTAACAGTAGTCACAAATACTTAGTACTGCGTGAATTCTCTTCAATCAACATCTATCTCTTTCCTATGTCATGTGATCTCTGATTTGAAGGAGTCCGTGTCTAAGTTTCCATCTACATTTTTCATTACACTTAAAAATGTCCAGATTCATTAAGCATCAAACTTACAGAAAGTGTCAATTAGAAGCCTCTAGAGacggagaaaaaaaaaagaaataaatccACTATGCAATCAAAGTATGCAACAAAAAAAGCAATGaacatataatatatttaagAGTTTGAACTATCTGACTGTAACGACAAGGTAAGCGAGTATTGATTCCAAACCTGACAATGATCATCTGTTAGTGGTTGGTCAGAACGAATGATCTGATGAAGATCAGTGTCCATTagttcataaacaatgtagacATCATTAAAGGTCTCTGTTTTTGGTGGTCGTACAATGTCCTTGATAGAAATAACCTGTGGAGTGACTGAACTGTAATTCTGAGCAGACCCAAATAGAAAGAGTGATGCATGCAGTCCAAAAGGCACATAGAAATGAAACCGGGTCTGGCATATGGCTGTCAAACTTATACCTTCTATGCGTAAAGCATATTTTCATTCACTAATATATAGCCATTAAAGATAAACAAAACTGTTTGCCACAAGTAACTCTTGGTGGGGGGCTAGTACGATATATGCTGTAGACCGCCACTCAATTTACAGGGTTACCAAGGGAAACGGAAGAAAAGAAACGAACCAGACTGCTGAAGTTCCACACAGAAAACCCAGCAAGACAACAATAAGATGTTAGACCCACTAAACATTGAAGACGGTGTAAAGCATCCTCCAGAGTCTTTAGCAACATACGACCATACAAACGTCTTAAGACTTGTTTTCAAGTTTTGTTATTACtctgaaaaataaaacttacatTTTCATGGTCCATGTGGCGAAGAAGCTTGATTTCTCTTAATGTCCTTTTGGCGTCTATTATATTGTCAAAAGCATTACCAATCTTCTTAATTGCAACTTCCTCATGGGTCTCTGAATTGACAGCCGCACTGAAAAGCAAGAAATTGTGTTATCCACCACTCTTTAGCCAAAGATTATACTTGTAAAAAGAACAATAGGGAAAAGCTTTCCCCTTCCTCAATAAGCAGTCTTCTACGCCTAAACTGCTCTTCACAGTACATGATGAGCAGAAGCTAGGCATGAAACAACGCTTACCAACTTCGTTGTATGTTAGCAGTTAGCCGAACTGATATTAAAATACGCATAGAGGGTGAGAAATAAAAGTACTACAATGCATTATTGAAACTATATGTTCTCTATCTGAAAATCGAAATAAAATACTCCTCGAATTTGTTCTCATGGGAATCCTGTTCTATGCCATCACCAATAAAACCTCTTGAGATATCACATAATTTTGACAACAAAGTGGCTCGAAATAAATCGATCATGTCGTCTGATTTACAATATATCAAACATATTGTCTGCATAATACTCCTGAACATCATTAATAGCACTCAAACTATTCAACAGACCAAACTcatcttgaaaaattaaaaccaattctAAAAATATAGCAAAACTATCAGGATTTCATGTGGACGTATTGGCTAAATATTATCCAactgatattgtccccaacttggtcAACAGGAGTGTcagttttattacaaaaggtCTCGTCTCGATATAGTTAGAATGAAACAACTCAATATACGtcatgtttaattttgtcaatttttcgAAGTGAGATTCTGGATTCTTCAACAAAAACATCGAACGACAACAAGTAAAcgtacaaatttaatttaaacatcAAACCAAAGGTACCCCAGATAGCAAAAGAAGCCaaagatcaaaactttgaaAGCAGAAAGCTTACCAGACAATGCCATAAGAACCTCTCCCAATAGGCCTAATGGGGGGCACGTACTTGCTGGAGACTTCGAACAAGTTACCAAACACATTGTACTGCGCATATCTACCGCCATGGGTGAGCACCCTTTTGATTTTTCCGTCCGAcgaagcagcagcagctgcaGAGCTCGACTCCTTGGCAGCCATTTTCCAAACTTCCAACTTGTGAAAAAAGCGCTTTTCTCAAAAGGGTTCAAAAACCCCCGAGTGGGTTGTTTGGGGCTTTAATGGCGCTCGTGAATCAGCACAGCAGCGAGGGAATCAGCATAGTAGGTGGATTTTTTGGATAACAagtaatgggttttgtgtgaaACTCTTCAGTGAAATCCAAGGCAATGCAAAAAGCCAACTGCTTTTGCTTTTACAGGAAGTGCTTTTGATGATCGTGAGTGAGAACAGTTTGCAAAATCCGTGACTTTTGAACGGGACTTTTCTTGGTTCAAAATTTTGAACACGAAATTGGGAGAGTAACAATACAAGGAAGTTTGGAAGTATAGTCATTTTAGAGCATTTTTAGCAGATGTCAAAAAGTTTACATCAACAATAACGGTAAAAAGAAGAAGGTAATAATGGTGTTTTTCAATTGAAATATCAATTCCTATATGGCATGATATAGAATAACAGCAGAAGAAAATCTATATTTATTGGGTAGTAAAagcttttattaatttttattattatcccttgttttaaaaatactaattacacttatgaaaagtaaataataGTATAAATTTAACATATCGGGTTgacaacaaaattttaaaaaaatcaatatgccacataagccttcaaatttaattttatgtttaaaattgaaCATCTCCTTTAGAGAACACTAGCAATTGAGCCGCACCATGCCGCGGGTTTTAAAAATGTGTTAAACGTgtgaaatatattaaatttatttacatcCATATTAAAATCTATTGACTTACATATTTATGTTCAATAAGGAACAAAAGGTAGTGTTTATATAATATGTTACATAGCTGTTCGTATAGATATAACACAACGGGTTAAGCTGACAGATTAGATAT
Coding sequences:
- the LOC137713162 gene encoding probable polygalacturonase — encoded protein: MLQLSEMVMAVVFVVLLATTKGVESRKARRENAGGEYFEYCAISCRAKSASLTDYGGVGDGTTSNTKAFQEAITHLSQYESEGGSQLVVPPGKWLTGSFNLTSHFTLYLHKDAVLLASQDESEWPVIEPLPSYGRGRDNTDGGRFISLIFGTNLTDVVITGDNGTIDGQGEVWWQKFKKGLLNYTRPYLIEIMYSEKIQISNLTLVNSPSWNVHPIYSSNVLVQGITILAPVTSPNTDGINPDSCTNTRIEDCYIVSGDDCIAVKSGWDEYGIAFGMPTKQLVIRRLTCISPFSAVIALGSEMSGGIQDVRAEDIFAIDSESGVRIKTAVGRGGFVKDIYVRGMTMKTMKWAFWMTGNYGSHADNGYDPNALPVIQNINYHDMVAENVTMAAKLEGIPGDPFTGICISNVTITLAKKAKKLPWNCTDIAGISSGVVPQPCQALADQGPGNVTACNFPEESLPIDNVQVQVCSYRREHW
- the LOC137713163 gene encoding mitogen-activated protein kinase homolog MMK2-like, with the protein product MAAKESSSAAAAASSDGKIKRVLTHGGRYAQYNVFGNLFEVSSKYVPPIRPIGRGSYGIVCAAVNSETHEEVAIKKIGNAFDNIIDAKRTLREIKLLRHMDHENVISIKDIVRPPKTETFNDVYIVYELMDTDLHQIIRSDQPLTDDHCQYFLYQLLRGLKYVHSAHVLHRDLKPSNLLLNANCDLKIGDFGLARTTSETDFMTEYVVTRWYRAPELLLNCSEYTAAIDIWSVGCILGEIMTREPLFPGKDYVHQLRLITELIGSPDDASLGFLRSDNARRYAKQLPQFQRQQFAARFPNMSPGAVDLLEKMLVFDPSRRITVDEALCHPYLSSLHDNNDEPICARPFHFDFEQPLCTEEHIKDLIWQEAVKFNPDPTH